A region of Jannaschia sp. W003 DNA encodes the following proteins:
- a CDS encoding sigma-54 dependent transcriptional regulator: MGDILITDDESDIRSLISDILEDEGYRTRTAGTATECMDALRDEEPAVMILDIWLKDSEMDGIDILKVARREYPDVPVIIISGHGNIEIAVAAIKQGAYDYIEKPFNIDQLMVVVGRATETARLRRENSELRRKDAASAEMIGQSPGFRTLVSNLKKVTNSNARVMLSGPAGSGKEVAARWIHANSSRAGAPFVTVSSASIEPERMEAVLFGRESPERGIEQGLLEQAHEGVLYFDEVADMPMATQGKILRVLVEQAFQRVGGSEKVRVDLRVLSSTNRDLEGEIRAGRFREELFHRLNVVPVEVPALEDRREDIPVLADHFINALNKAQGLPLRPLGDETRALLQTMRWPGNVRQLRNMIERVLILGEGTGPIEPSELPNPSEGGGDTGDVTLSGSLASLPLREARELFERQYLMTQINRFGGNISRTASFVGMERSALHRKLKSLGVVTASRGGARVARVDT, translated from the coding sequence ATGGGCGACATCCTGATCACCGACGACGAGAGCGACATCCGCTCGCTGATCTCGGACATCCTCGAGGACGAGGGCTACCGCACGCGCACCGCCGGCACGGCGACCGAGTGCATGGACGCGCTGCGCGACGAGGAGCCGGCCGTCATGATCCTCGACATCTGGCTGAAGGACAGCGAGATGGACGGCATCGACATCCTGAAGGTCGCGCGCCGCGAGTATCCGGACGTGCCCGTCATCATCATCTCGGGCCACGGCAACATCGAGATCGCGGTCGCCGCCATCAAGCAGGGCGCCTACGACTACATCGAGAAGCCGTTCAACATCGACCAGCTCATGGTGGTGGTCGGCCGCGCCACCGAGACCGCGCGCCTGCGCCGCGAGAACTCCGAGCTGCGCCGCAAGGACGCCGCCTCGGCCGAGATGATCGGCCAGTCGCCCGGCTTCCGCACGCTCGTGTCGAACCTCAAGAAGGTCACCAACTCCAACGCCCGCGTCATGCTGTCGGGGCCCGCCGGGTCGGGCAAGGAGGTGGCCGCCCGCTGGATCCACGCGAACTCCAGCCGCGCCGGCGCGCCCTTCGTCACCGTCAGCAGCGCCTCGATCGAGCCCGAGCGCATGGAGGCCGTGCTGTTCGGCCGCGAGAGCCCCGAGCGCGGCATCGAGCAGGGCCTCCTGGAGCAGGCCCACGAGGGGGTGCTCTACTTCGACGAGGTGGCCGACATGCCCATGGCCACCCAAGGAAAGATCCTGCGGGTGTTGGTGGAGCAGGCGTTCCAGCGCGTGGGCGGCTCCGAGAAGGTGCGCGTGGACCTGCGCGTGCTCTCCTCCACGAACCGCGACCTGGAGGGCGAGATCCGCGCCGGCCGCTTCCGCGAGGAGCTCTTCCACCGCCTCAACGTCGTGCCCGTCGAGGTGCCCGCGCTCGAGGACCGGCGCGAGGACATTCCGGTGCTCGCGGACCACTTCATCAACGCGCTCAACAAGGCCCAAGGCTTGCCGCTCCGCCCCCTGGGCGACGAGACCCGCGCGCTGCTGCAGACCATGCGCTGGCCCGGCAACGTGCGCCAGCTGCGCAACATGATCGAGCGGGTGCTGATCCTGGGCGAGGGCACGGGGCCGATCGAGCCGTCGGAGCTGCCGAACCCCTCCGAGGGCGGCGGCGACACCGGCGACGTGACCTTGTCGGGCTCGCTCGCCTCGCTGCCTCTGCGCGAGGCGCGCGAGCTGTTCGAGCGCCAGTACCTGATGACGCAGATCAACCGCTTCGGCGGTAACATCTCGCGGACGGCCAGCTTCGTGGGCATGGAGCGCTCGGCGCTGCACAGAAAGCTCAAGAGCCTCGGCGTCGTCACCGCCTCGCGCGGCGGCGCGCGGGTGGCCCGGGTGGACACCTAG
- the trkA gene encoding Trk system potassium transporter TrkA: protein MKVIICGAGQVGWQIARHLSGERNDVTVVDNDPDLVHRATDTLDVQGITGFASYPDVLERAGAEDADMLIAATHSDEVNMVTCQVAHSVFTVPRKIARLRAQSYLAAMRADLYRRDHMPIDVVISPEREVAQAALRRLRAPEAFDVESFMDGQAQLIGLLLGEDCPVLDTPLRQLSELFSTLRAVVVGVRRRGKRLFAPEPGDQLYAGDQIYVMCHEADLARTQEIFGKDVRKQERVVIIGGGNVGLAVALALEEAPDRIRAKMIEKNRQSAERAAEALERTIVLSGDGLDMELLREASIDRADAVLCVTDDDKTNMLAAVRAKASGCPKTIALINDPTLVPLMEPLRIDAYINPRQTTVSSILRHVRHGRVRNVYSVGDAEAEIIEAQVMGTSPLSGRTISAVGFPEGALVGAIRKRGGAVEKPTGSTRIEEGDTVVIFALADDVPEVERLLQVQVDFF from the coding sequence ATGAAGGTCATCATCTGCGGCGCGGGCCAGGTCGGCTGGCAGATCGCCCGCCACCTCTCGGGCGAGCGCAACGACGTCACCGTGGTCGACAACGACCCCGACCTCGTGCACCGCGCCACCGACACGCTCGACGTGCAGGGCATTACCGGCTTCGCCTCCTACCCGGACGTGCTGGAGCGGGCAGGCGCCGAGGACGCCGACATGCTGATCGCCGCCACCCATTCCGACGAGGTCAACATGGTCACCTGCCAGGTGGCCCACTCGGTGTTCACGGTGCCGCGCAAGATCGCGCGCCTGCGCGCCCAGAGCTACCTCGCCGCCATGCGCGCCGACCTCTACCGCCGCGACCACATGCCCATCGACGTGGTGATCTCGCCCGAGCGCGAGGTGGCCCAGGCCGCGCTGCGCCGGCTGCGCGCGCCCGAGGCCTTCGACGTCGAGAGCTTCATGGACGGGCAGGCCCAGCTCATCGGCCTCCTGCTCGGCGAGGACTGCCCCGTTCTCGACACGCCGCTGCGCCAGCTCTCGGAGCTGTTCTCGACCTTGCGCGCCGTCGTGGTCGGCGTGCGCCGCCGCGGCAAGCGCCTCTTCGCCCCCGAGCCGGGCGACCAGCTCTACGCGGGCGACCAGATCTACGTGATGTGCCACGAGGCCGACCTCGCCCGCACCCAGGAGATCTTCGGCAAGGACGTCCGCAAGCAGGAGCGCGTGGTCATCATCGGCGGCGGCAACGTCGGCCTCGCCGTGGCGCTGGCGCTGGAGGAGGCGCCCGACCGCATCCGCGCCAAGATGATCGAGAAGAACCGCCAGTCCGCCGAGCGCGCCGCCGAGGCGCTGGAGCGCACCATCGTGCTGTCGGGCGACGGCCTCGACATGGAGCTGCTGCGCGAGGCCTCGATCGACCGCGCGGATGCGGTGCTCTGCGTCACCGACGACGACAAGACCAACATGCTCGCCGCGGTGCGTGCCAAGGCGAGCGGATGCCCCAAGACCATCGCGCTCATCAACGACCCCACGCTGGTGCCATTGATGGAGCCTCTGCGCATCGACGCCTACATCAACCCCCGCCAGACCACGGTGTCCTCGATCCTGCGCCACGTGCGCCACGGCCGGGTGCGCAACGTCTACTCCGTGGGCGACGCCGAGGCCGAGATCATCGAGGCGCAGGTCATGGGCACCTCGCCCCTCTCGGGCCGCACCATCTCCGCCGTCGGCTTCCCCGAGGGCGCCCTCGTCGGCGCCATCCGCAAGCGCGGCGGCGCCGTCGAGAAGCCCACCGGCTCCACCCGCATCGAGGAGGGCGACACCGTGGTCATCTTCGCGCTCGCCGACGACGTCCCCGAGGTGGAGCGTCTCCTCCAGGTGCAGGTGGACTTCTTCTGA
- a CDS encoding potassium transporter TrkG: MERLERLPLLVALAAVLTLSMPVPALHALARDAHEEARAFFYWTLISGALIAAVALATMRTRRGSIARSHLLALVGTYVLLPALALQPMREVIRDTSTLNLYLEMTAALTTTGGTLYDPDRLSPTLHLWRALVAWEGGLLVWVGAAAILAPIRLGGFEVTWSPRTGQSARLSSLIQEALPSQRIARYAAQLTPIYAGLTLALWMMLAASGMDPTEAAIRAMSTLSTSGIVGNDEPFGPWGEIAVFAFLFFAVSRLTFATDLHREQVQRLVADRELRLAVAIVLAVPTLLFLRHWIGAFEVRGGENLAEAVKAYWGATFTVLSFLTTTGFESGGWIEARAWSGLETPAVLLVGLAMFGGGVATTAGGVKLLRVYALYAHGRREMALLVHPHSVGSHAPQSGHLPARGVEAAWVFFMLFATSIAVVTLLLGLTELDFRESIVLASAVLTLCGPLATIALEGGTAAVSDPAKVILCAAMLVGRLEALALIALFNPDFWRK, from the coding sequence GTGGAGCGCCTCGAACGCCTCCCCCTCCTGGTCGCCCTCGCGGCGGTGCTCACGCTGTCCATGCCGGTGCCCGCGCTCCACGCCCTCGCGCGCGACGCCCACGAGGAGGCCCGCGCCTTCTTCTACTGGACGCTCATCTCCGGCGCCCTGATCGCCGCGGTCGCCCTCGCCACCATGCGCACCCGGCGCGGCAGCATCGCCCGCTCGCACCTCCTGGCCCTCGTCGGCACCTACGTCCTGCTGCCCGCCCTCGCGCTCCAGCCCATGCGGGAGGTGATCCGCGACACCTCCACCCTCAACCTCTACCTCGAGATGACCGCCGCCCTCACCACCACGGGCGGCACCCTCTACGACCCCGACCGCCTGTCGCCCACGCTCCACCTCTGGCGCGCCCTCGTCGCCTGGGAGGGCGGCCTCCTCGTCTGGGTCGGCGCCGCTGCCATCCTCGCGCCCATCCGCCTGGGCGGCTTCGAGGTCACGTGGTCGCCCCGCACCGGCCAGTCCGCGCGCCTCTCCTCGCTGATCCAGGAGGCGCTGCCGTCCCAGCGCATCGCCCGCTACGCCGCGCAGCTCACCCCCATCTACGCCGGCCTCACGCTCGCCTTATGGATGATGCTCGCGGCCAGCGGCATGGATCCCACCGAGGCCGCGATCCGCGCCATGTCCACGCTCTCCACCTCCGGCATCGTCGGCAACGACGAGCCCTTCGGCCCCTGGGGCGAGATCGCGGTCTTCGCGTTCCTCTTCTTCGCCGTCTCGCGTCTGACCTTCGCCACCGACCTGCACCGCGAGCAGGTGCAGCGTCTCGTGGCCGACCGCGAGCTGCGCCTCGCCGTCGCCATCGTGCTCGCCGTCCCGACGCTCCTGTTCCTGCGCCACTGGATCGGCGCCTTCGAGGTGCGCGGCGGCGAGAACCTCGCCGAGGCGGTCAAGGCCTACTGGGGCGCCACCTTCACCGTGCTCAGCTTCCTGACCACCACAGGCTTCGAGTCGGGCGGCTGGATCGAGGCCCGCGCCTGGTCCGGGCTCGAGACGCCCGCCGTGCTCCTCGTCGGCCTCGCCATGTTCGGCGGCGGCGTCGCCACGACCGCGGGCGGCGTGAAGCTCCTGCGCGTCTATGCCCTCTACGCCCACGGGCGCCGCGAGATGGCGCTCTTGGTCCACCCGCACTCGGTCGGCTCCCACGCGCCGCAGTCGGGCCACCTGCCGGCGCGCGGGGTCGAGGCGGCCTGGGTCTTCTTCATGCTCTTCGCCACGTCGATCGCCGTCGTCACGCTCCTGCTCGGGCTGACCGAGCTGGATTTCCGCGAATCCATCGTCCTCGCCTCCGCCGTGCTGACCTTGTGCGGCCCCCTCGCCACCATCGCGCTGGAGGGCGGCACCGCCGCCGTGTCCGACCCCGCCAAGGTGATCCTGTGCGCCGCGATGCTCGTGGGCCGGCTGGAGGCGCTGGCGCTGATCGCGCTGTTCAACCCCGATTTCTGGCGAAAGTAG
- the hfq gene encoding RNA chaperone Hfq has product MASDKQNLQDAFLNHVRKTKVPVTIFLINGVKLQGVITWFDNFCVLLRRDGQSQLVYKHAISTVMPSQPISLYNGDDAA; this is encoded by the coding sequence ATGGCCTCGGACAAGCAGAACCTCCAGGACGCCTTCCTCAATCATGTCCGCAAGACGAAGGTGCCGGTCACGATCTTCCTCATCAACGGCGTGAAGCTTCAGGGCGTGATCACCTGGTTCGACAACTTTTGCGTGCTCCTGCGCCGCGACGGTCAGTCCCAGCTCGTCTACAAGCACGCCATCTCCACCGTGATGCCCTCGCAGCCCATCTCGCTCTACAACGGCGACGACGCTGCCTGA
- a CDS encoding ATP-binding protein has protein sequence MQAPDTPEALPRGFLWSGRRGLQTGLTLTLVAVGPVLVIVTFLALSVRGPGASQALLRGILLADLVYIVAIAGLVIRRVTRIIAARRARSAGSQLYLRLTSIFTGIAIIPTVLTAVFATITINIGLEGWFSDRVRSALGNSVAAAEAYAQEHRDDLAEDARALAGYLDIAKQASFFMTDGDLRQVLAQGQEQVQRGLEEAFVIDGAGEIRARGESSYLFDFEPVDEAQLDRAREGGVVLIEDQAIDEFRALVRLDSYIDRYLYITRDVDGGILELLDETTATAQLYHQLEQDRGRLLFEFGLLYLGFAMILILAATWTGLWVAERLSRPVGRLTGAAQRVGQGDLDVRVREEQGDDEIAMLGRIFNQMTRQLKGQRDALVETNQQTERRRRLFDSVLSSVTAGVIGLDEAGRVDFMNRSALELLNIDAPPYGRPLAEVVPEYGALLERLRGQGAQTLQEEIRLLRRGALETLLVRIATRHGSDGAPEGYVVAFDDVSELVSAQRMAAWGDVARRIAHEIKNPLTPIQLSAERVKRRFGRELGEESATKLAELTDVIVRQTNDLRRIVDEFSRFARMPEPERRRHDLGALLRETVTLQRAALDPVEVELELPEAPVWAEFDATMIGQAFTNLIKNAGEAIEARGEGEHPRRVTVSLAEENGTATVRIADTGCGLPEDRTRLFEPYVTTRAKGTGLGLAIVKKIAEEHGGTLSLEDAAPDATGHRGAEAVMRLPATPEGA, from the coding sequence TTGCAGGCTCCGGACACGCCCGAAGCGCTGCCGCGCGGCTTCCTGTGGAGCGGCCGGCGGGGTCTACAGACCGGACTGACGCTCACCCTCGTGGCCGTCGGCCCGGTGCTCGTGATCGTCACCTTCCTCGCCCTGTCGGTGCGCGGCCCGGGGGCGAGCCAGGCCCTCCTGCGCGGAATCCTGCTCGCCGACCTCGTCTACATCGTCGCCATCGCCGGGCTGGTGATCCGCCGCGTGACCCGCATCATCGCCGCGCGCCGGGCCCGCTCCGCCGGCTCACAGCTCTACCTGCGCCTCACCTCCATCTTCACCGGCATCGCGATCATCCCCACGGTGCTGACGGCCGTGTTCGCCACCATCACCATCAACATCGGCCTCGAGGGCTGGTTCTCGGACCGGGTGCGCTCCGCGCTCGGCAATTCGGTCGCCGCCGCCGAGGCCTACGCGCAGGAGCACCGCGACGACCTCGCCGAGGACGCCCGCGCGCTCGCGGGCTATCTCGACATCGCCAAGCAGGCCTCGTTCTTCATGACCGACGGCGACCTGCGGCAGGTGCTGGCCCAGGGGCAGGAGCAGGTGCAGCGCGGGCTGGAGGAGGCGTTCGTGATCGACGGCGCCGGCGAGATCCGCGCCCGCGGCGAATCGAGCTACCTGTTCGACTTCGAGCCCGTCGACGAAGCCCAGCTCGACCGCGCCCGCGAGGGCGGCGTGGTGCTTATCGAGGACCAGGCGATCGACGAGTTCCGCGCCCTCGTGCGCCTCGACAGCTACATCGACCGCTACCTCTACATCACCCGCGACGTGGACGGCGGCATCCTCGAGCTGCTCGACGAGACCACCGCCACGGCCCAGCTCTACCATCAGCTCGAGCAGGACCGCGGGCGCCTCCTGTTCGAGTTCGGCCTCCTCTACCTCGGCTTCGCGATGATCCTGATCCTGGCCGCCACTTGGACCGGCTTGTGGGTGGCCGAGCGCCTCTCGCGCCCCGTGGGCCGACTCACGGGCGCCGCGCAGCGGGTCGGGCAGGGCGACCTCGACGTGCGCGTGCGCGAGGAGCAGGGCGACGACGAGATCGCCATGCTGGGCCGCATCTTCAACCAGATGACCCGCCAGCTGAAGGGCCAGCGCGATGCCCTGGTGGAGACCAACCAGCAGACCGAGCGCCGCCGCCGCCTGTTCGACAGCGTGCTCTCCTCGGTCACCGCCGGCGTGATCGGCCTCGACGAGGCGGGCCGCGTGGACTTCATGAACCGCTCCGCGCTGGAGCTGCTCAATATCGACGCGCCGCCCTACGGCCGCCCCCTGGCGGAGGTGGTGCCCGAGTACGGCGCGCTCCTGGAGCGCCTGCGCGGGCAGGGCGCCCAGACCCTGCAGGAGGAGATCCGCCTCCTGCGCCGCGGCGCCCTCGAGACCCTGCTCGTGCGCATCGCCACCCGCCACGGCTCCGACGGCGCCCCCGAGGGCTACGTGGTCGCCTTCGACGACGTCTCGGAGCTGGTCTCCGCGCAGCGCATGGCCGCCTGGGGCGACGTGGCCCGCCGCATCGCCCACGAGATCAAGAACCCGCTCACCCCCATCCAGCTCTCGGCCGAGCGCGTGAAACGCCGCTTCGGCCGCGAGCTGGGGGAGGAATCGGCCACCAAGCTCGCCGAGCTCACCGACGTGATCGTGCGCCAGACCAACGACCTGCGCCGCATCGTCGACGAGTTCTCGCGCTTCGCCCGCATGCCCGAGCCCGAGCGCCGCCGCCACGACCTCGGCGCGCTCCTGCGCGAGACCGTGACGCTCCAGCGTGCTGCGCTCGATCCGGTCGAGGTCGAGCTGGAGCTTCCCGAGGCGCCCGTCTGGGCGGAGTTCGACGCCACCATGATCGGCCAGGCGTTCACCAACCTCATCAAGAACGCCGGCGAGGCCATCGAGGCGCGGGGCGAGGGCGAGCACCCCCGCCGCGTCACCGTCTCGCTCGCCGAGGAGAACGGCACCGCCACGGTCCGCATCGCCGACACCGGCTGCGGGCTGCCGGAGGACCGGACGCGGCTCTTCGAGCCATACGTGACCACCAGGGCGAAGGGCACCGGACTGGGCCTCGCCATCGTCAAGAAGATCGCCGAGGAGCACGGCGGCACCCTCTCGCTCGAGGATGCCGCCCCGGACGCGACGGGACACCGGGGCGCGGAAGCCGTGATGCGGCTGCCCGCGACCCCAGAGGGAGCATGA
- a CDS encoding sigma-54 dependent transcriptional regulator has product MDGTILVADDDRTIRTVLTQALTRAGCKVHATASLGTLMRWVDEGKGDLVISDVVMPDGNGLETLPQIAQRRPGMPVIVISAQNTITTAIRAAEAEAYDYLPKPFDLPDLMRRAARALGEKRRPAAAAPAAQPAAEAAPAAPAAAPADDLPLVGRTPRMQALYRLVARVMNTDLPLVVTGESGTGKSLVARAVHDFSDRRAQPFTVVSALDFAAPGTAADLLDRARGGTIVVDEVADLDAEAQGRLARLLDAASGEGGPRIVATALHDPVPTLDRPGGLRSDLWYRLAGAVLEIPALRDRVEDIPLLANHFLARAEREGGSLRRFSPAAMDRVRRHPWPGNVRQLENAVRRLVATSPAEEIAPAELDLAVGPAAPPGPQAEAAGDLGESVARHLQRHFALHPGGLPPAGLYGRVLREIEVPLIEIALDATAGNQARAADLLGINRNTLRKKITDLEISVTRRRKLM; this is encoded by the coding sequence ATGGACGGAACCATCCTCGTCGCCGACGACGACCGCACCATCCGCACCGTGCTGACCCAGGCGCTGACCCGCGCCGGCTGCAAGGTCCACGCCACCGCGTCGCTCGGCACGCTCATGCGCTGGGTCGACGAGGGCAAGGGCGACCTCGTGATCTCGGACGTGGTCATGCCCGACGGCAACGGGCTGGAGACGCTGCCGCAGATCGCGCAGCGGCGACCCGGCATGCCGGTGATCGTGATCTCGGCGCAGAACACCATCACCACCGCGATCCGCGCCGCCGAGGCCGAGGCCTACGACTACCTGCCCAAGCCCTTCGACCTGCCCGACCTGATGCGCCGCGCCGCCCGCGCCCTAGGCGAGAAGCGGCGCCCCGCCGCCGCCGCGCCCGCCGCGCAGCCCGCCGCCGAAGCGGCCCCCGCCGCCCCCGCGGCGGCGCCCGCGGACGACCTGCCCCTCGTGGGGCGCACGCCGCGGATGCAGGCGCTCTACCGGCTGGTGGCCCGCGTCATGAACACCGACCTCCCTCTGGTCGTCACCGGCGAGTCCGGCACCGGCAAGAGTCTCGTGGCCCGCGCCGTGCACGACTTCTCAGACCGGCGCGCGCAGCCGTTCACGGTGGTCTCCGCGCTCGACTTCGCCGCGCCCGGAACCGCCGCCGACCTCCTCGACCGGGCGCGGGGGGGCACCATCGTGGTGGACGAGGTGGCCGACCTCGACGCCGAGGCGCAGGGCCGCCTCGCGCGCCTGCTCGACGCCGCCTCGGGCGAGGGCGGCCCCCGCATCGTCGCCACCGCGCTCCACGATCCCGTGCCCACCCTCGATCGCCCGGGCGGGCTGCGCTCCGACCTCTGGTACCGCCTCGCCGGCGCCGTGCTGGAGATCCCCGCGCTGCGCGACCGGGTCGAGGACATCCCCCTCCTCGCGAACCACTTCCTGGCCCGCGCCGAGCGCGAGGGCGGCAGCCTTCGGCGCTTCTCGCCCGCGGCCATGGACCGGGTGCGCCGCCATCCCTGGCCCGGCAACGTGCGCCAGCTCGAGAACGCCGTGCGCCGCCTCGTCGCCACCTCGCCGGCCGAGGAGATCGCGCCCGCCGAGCTCGACCTCGCGGTCGGTCCCGCCGCGCCGCCGGGCCCGCAGGCCGAGGCGGCGGGCGATCTGGGCGAATCCGTCGCGCGCCACCTCCAGCGCCACTTCGCGCTGCACCCCGGCGGCCTGCCGCCGGCGGGCCTCTACGGCCGCGTCCTGCGCGAGATCGAGGTGCCGCTGATCGAGATCGCCCTCGACGCCACCGCGGGAAATCAGGCCCGCGCGGCCGATCTTCTTGGAATCAACCGCAATACCCTGCGCAAGAAGATCACCGACCTCGAAATCTCCGTGACACGGCGCCGCAAACTGATGTAG